A genomic segment from Capra hircus breed San Clemente chromosome 7, ASM170441v1, whole genome shotgun sequence encodes:
- the LOC108636345 gene encoding hepatitis A virus cellular receptor 1-like, with protein sequence MHPWVAILGLLLLLTDGVTSYSQVTGVAGQSIRLPCSYTGEITSACWGRGKCSWLSCGTDIIQTDGYNVIFQKDRRYQLKGYIGERDLSLTIEDADPSDSGLYCCRIEKRGWFNDIKIMQELSIRTGFSGDK encoded by the exons ATGCATCCTTGGGTAGCCATCCTGGGCCTCCTACTTCTTCTGACAG ATGGTGTAACCTCTTACAGTCAAGTGACTGGAGTAGCCGGTCAGTCTATCAGGCTACCCTGCTCATATACTGGAGAAATCACATCCGCATGCTGGGGCCGAGGAAAATGTTCTTGGCTGAGCTGCGGAACAGACATTATCCAGACTGATGGATACAACGTTATTTTTCAGAAGGACAGACGTTATCAACTAAAAGGATATATTGGTGAAAGGGATTTGTCCTTGACCATAGAGGATGCTGACCCATCTGACAGTGGCTTGTATTGCTGCCGTATTGAGAAAAGAGGGTGGTTCAATGATATAAAAATCATGCAAGAGTTGAGTATAAGGACAG